GCCATGCAAGGTGCTGTCAAAGTCGGCTGCTGCGGTTTCCCGATCGCTCGAGCGCGTTACGCCGAACAATTTCCCCTGGTGGAGGCGCAGGAGACTTTCTACCAACCGCCCGAGCAGAAAACGCTCGAGCGCTGGCGAGCGGTAGTGCCGGCCGAGTTCGAATTTACGCTGAAGGCCTGGCAGGTCATCACTCACCCGGCTACCAGCCCAACCTACCGCCGCTTGCGCGAAAAGTTCAGCGAAACTCAAAAAAGACAGTGCGGGAGTTTTCAATGGACGGGGGTAACCGAGCAGGCCTGGGAACGCACGGCGGCAAGCGCCCGGGCGCTCCGGGCGCGCATCATCCTGTTTCAATGCCCGGCGAGCTTCAAGCCGACCATAGAAAATAAAGATAACCTCTGGAAATTTTTTCACCGGAT
The sequence above is a segment of the Candidatus Acidiferrales bacterium genome. Coding sequences within it:
- a CDS encoding DUF72 domain-containing protein; the protein is MQGAVKVGCCGFPIARARYAEQFPLVEAQETFYQPPEQKTLERWRAVVPAEFEFTLKAWQVITHPATSPTYRRLREKFSETQKRQCGSFQWTGVTEQAWERTAASARALRARIILFQCPASFKPTIENKDNLWKFFHRIKRENFLLAWDPRGQWSGEEIATLCRELNLIHAVDPFHAEPVTSGVCYFRLHGRTGYRYRFTEADLAELAARCQTADPTYVLFNNVSMLDDAQSFMARVSLRL